The Salvia miltiorrhiza cultivar Shanhuang (shh) chromosome 2, IMPLAD_Smil_shh, whole genome shotgun sequence DNA window GTATTCCATGGCCAACAAATAAGCCGACTTGACAGAAAAATTACCTTTGGGCTCCAATTTCCAGCAAATGCGGTCTACCTCACCATGCTCCTTGATAGGTGTTCTCAGCACCCCATCAATCTCATGGGGATGAAGAAATTTCTCCATGGTATCAACCTTTCATTCCTTATTCTCATCAATCAGCTCTGCCACCATCAAACCATGCGCATTTCCTCCGTCCTTACCCTGAATTCTGCCCCCATGTAAGTCATTCACCTAAACATCCTCTTTCATGCGAATGTTCATTCCATCCCCTACTTTCCAGATGTGTCCCGCATCGATGATATCTCTACTCCACGCAATTGATCTCCAAACAAAAGAGGAATTGGCAGGAACTTTCGCCTGCAAAATGGAGCAATCATGGTAGTAAGGTGCTTTAAAAACTCAGGCAACAAGTGACTGAGGGTTTTGTAGCATGCGCCATATCTGCTTTGCCAATAAAGCTTTATTCAAGGCCTTCAGATTCCTGAAGCCCATACCGTCTTTATCTTTAGGCCGGCAAAGCTTCTCCCATCGAGCCCAATGCAGCCGGTATTTCTTGTTCGTATCTCCCCACCAATAACTTGCACACATCTTGTGTAAATCTTCACAAAGACAAGGTCGCCACCCCTCTTACACCCATGGAGAATAATGTAGCAGAAGGAAAAGAAACGAAGGTGAAGGCGGAAGAAGCAGAGGCGAAAAATGATGAAGAGGTGGAGGCTGCGGAGGAGGCTGAgcaaggagaagaagaagaagaagaagaagaagaataagagcAAAAAGAGGAAGCAGGGCAAGAGGAAGAGCAGCTTACTGAGAAGGATTCCACTGAGACCGAGATAGGAACTGACACCACCAAGATGGCATCTTCGTCGTCtctgaaaagaaaaagaaggtcAAGGCCACCAACGAGGAAGGTGTCCTCGAAGAAAGGAAAAGAACTCAAGCGCTACGAAGGGTTGAGGGT harbors:
- the LOC131008321 gene encoding uncharacterized mitochondrial protein AtMg00310-like — protein: MCASYWWGDTNKKYRLHWARWEKLCRPKDKDGMGFRNLKALNKALLAKVPANSSFVWRSIAWSRDIIDAGHIWKVGDGMNIRMKEDV